cacgtggcggagcttgattggtgacacatgtcacagcttgattggtccgcttaagtcatcgcttacacgtgcgaggttgcttgagtcatcgcttacacgtgcgaggctgcttgagtcatcgcttacacgtgcgaggctgcttgagtcatcgcttacacgtgcgctgatgcgtgattggctcttgcatgacacttggcaaatttctgttggcttctgaatagtgatagcaaaacctagcagcaatacatggtgttctgtaattggctgtattttgtggacttggtaatgtgacgtttcagcttgtgataggtcgggaattttccctctctacaggGTGATTGTATCTTAACTACTATGTACCTAATCAATAGAACTCCTTCTAAAACTCTAAATAATAAGAGTCCTTATgaacttctttttaaaaattcttcTTATTCTCATTTTAAATGTTTTGGTTGCTTATGCTTTATTTCAACTTTATCCCATAATTGACATAAATTTGCACCTAGAGCTAGAAAGTGTGTGTTTATGAGCTACCCTCATGGCATTAAAGGCTATAAAGTTCTGGATTTAGATTCTAAATCTGTTTATATATCAAGAGACAATATTTTTTATGAGCACATTTTCCCTCTAGCATCCATTCCTTCACCTACTTTGTCCCTTTCTTCATACTtgtacaattttgtttttcctcatGTTATTCTAGAAATTCCATCACCTTGTTTTACTTCTCAAACTTCTTTTCCCTCAAATATTCCACTTGTTCCAAATTTTTCCCCATGTACTTCTACAGAACCACTTTCTGCAAAATCCCTTTCTGCAGATTCTGTCTCTACTAATTCTCACAATCCCTTATCTCTTCTTCACTTACTCCAAATATTGTTCCTCCTGTTCCTTTAAGAAAATCAACTAGAGTTCACAAACCTCCATCTTACCTCACAAGATTACTCTTGTAAGTCAATGGTCATTAAACCTGAATCAGGCCTTCCTTCCTTATGACATTTATGATGGATTAAGTTATTGTCACCTTGGTCCAACCTTTCATTCCTTTGTCATGGCTGTCACTACTACTCCTTCAAAACCTGCTTTCTTTCATCAAGCAGTTAAATTTCCTAAATGGAGAGCTGTCATGGATAAAAAAATTGCTGCTTTGGAACAAAATACCACTTGGTCTCTCACACCTTTGCCTTATGGTAAGATTCTCATTGGGTGTAAATGGGTGTATAAGATCAAGTATAACTCAGATGGGTCCATTGAACGATACAAGGCTAGGTTAGTTGCTAAGGACTACACTCAATGAGAAGGGTTGGATTATTCTGAGACCTTCTCTCTAGTTGCAGAATATGTTTTTGTCAGAATATTTTTGGCCTTAGCTATTGTGAAAGGGTGGTTTCTTCACCAAATAGATGTGAATAATGCCTTTTTCCATGGAGATTTGGCTGAAGAAGTTTACATGTGCTTACCACCTAGCTCTTCACAGCAAGGGGGACAATTTAGTGTGCAAATTGAACAAGAGCTTGTATAGTCTAAAACAGGCTTCTAGACAATGGTTTGAGAAATTTTCAACAACCATCTTGACAATGGGATTTGTTCAGTCTAAGTCTGACTATTCTCTCTTTACTCACTCATAAGAATCTTCATTTACTATTCTATTGGTGTATGTGGGTGACATACTGTTAATAGGGAACAATCCTACTTATATTAGTGAGTTAAAATAGTTACTTGACAAGAAGTTTGGCTTGTAGGACCTTGGTGTTTTAAGGTATTTTCTAGGCCTTGAAGTGGCCAGGATTGATAAAGGGATTAGTCTAAATCAAAGGAAGTATGCTTTGGAGATTTTGAAGGACACAAGCTTCCTAGGGTCCAAACTAATGAAGGTTCCTATGGAGCAAAATTTGAAGTTGTCCAAGTATGACGGGAAGCTTCTTTCAAAACCTAATCAATATAGAAGGCTCATAGGTAGGCTCTTGTATTTGACTCTAACTAGGCCTGATATCACCTATGCAATACATAGGCTTAGTCAATTTCTTGATCAGCCAAGAGAACCTCACGTGATTGTAGTGAATAGGATACTACAATATGTCAAAGCTTCACCTGGCAAGGGAATTTTCTTTCCAAGCAATTCAGCCTTGCAGCCTTTTGTGATGTAGATTGGGTTGGCTACCCTAATACAAGAAAATCATTAACAAGTTATAGTGTGTTTTTTGGTGATTCTTTGGTGTCATGGAGATCAAAGAAGCAAGGAGTCGTGTCTAGATCATTTGCTGAGGCAGAATACAGGGCCATGGCTACTGTGGCATGTGAAATAACTTAGGTATTACAATTGCTCAAGGATTTGAAGATTGATCATCCTAAAGCTACTATGCTCCTTTGTGACAACCAGGCTACTCTGCACATTATAGCAAACCTTGTTTTTCACGAAAGGACTAAGCACATTAAGGTGGATTTCCATCTAGTGAGAGATAAAATTTTAGAGGGTGCTATCAAGACTTTTTATATTGCTAGTAATTCACAAGTTGCGGATATTTTCACCAAAGCTTTGGGAGTTCCAGCTTTTATCAAATTAGTAGGAAAATTGGGTTTAATAGATATTTTCATTTCAAAGCCTTTGAAGCCCTCAAGTTCTTGATTATCATTGCAAGTCTTAGAACCTGAGGTTCAGGACCAAGTGTTAAGAGATCAAATCGCGATGctttgaagaaa
The sequence above is drawn from the Quercus lobata isolate SW786 chromosome 12, ValleyOak3.0 Primary Assembly, whole genome shotgun sequence genome and encodes:
- the LOC115970427 gene encoding uncharacterized protein LOC115970427; this translates as MSLIGSGLGSRVFASHQTASVMASSSTPHFASSIIPTMPIFQTFVYLPNGEQALVIHIGIVQIFATLILTGVLCVPSFSFNLISDLAQWSTIGLGKESKGLYLLQKCHTATILAAHSDASLSTFALWHSRLGHPSYSKLALLNNLVAMIKNAFLPYDIYDGLSYCHLGPTFHSFVMAVTTTPSKPAFFHQAVKFPKWRAVMDKKIAALEQNTTWSLTPLPYGKILIGCKWVYKIKYNSDGSIERYKARIFLALAIVKGWFLHQIDVNNAFFHGDLAEEVYMCLPPSSSQQGGQFSVQIEQELV